Below is a window of Vulpes lagopus strain Blue_001 chromosome 13, ASM1834538v1, whole genome shotgun sequence DNA.
aaaaaataaagacacacatGCTAgaggggaggcagtggggaaatggggtaactgggtgagaTGGGCATTAATGAGgacacttgatataatgagcactgggtattatatgcaactgataaatcactaaattctaactctaaaaataatacactacatgttaaattgaatttaaataaatttttttaaaaagacaacctagggatccctgggtggcgcagcggtttggcgcctgcctttggcccagggcgcgatcctggagacccgggatcgaatcccacatcgggctcccggtgtatggagcctgcttctccctctgcctgtgtctctgcctctctctctctctctctctctctctgtgactatcataaataaataaaaattaaaaaataaaaagacaaaaaaaacaaaaaaaaaaaataaaaaaataaaaaaataaaaaaataaaaataaaaagacaacctacaaatggccaacagacacatgaaaatatacctGACATCATTTATCTTttgggaaaggcaaatcaaagccataagatatcgcctcacacctgtcaaaatggctaaaatcaaaaacacaagaaacaaggtGAGAATGCACCAAAGGAACCCtgatgcactgttggtgggaatgcaaattgatgcagTTACAGTGTAAGGCAGTATGATGTTCTTCAAAAAATCAGAATTACCATATAATACTGTAATCGCAttagtgggtatttacccaaagaatacaaaaacacaaattttaagatatatgtacccctatgtttactgaagcattatttacaatagccagattatggaagcaacctgtatactagtagatgaatggataaagaagatgtggtgtgtgtttatgtatgtgtttttatatacaaacatacatatgtatatacacacagacacacacacacatatactggATTATTAATCATagtaaagaatgaaatcttgggatccctgggtgcctcagtgatttagcgcctgccttcagctcagggcgtgatcctggagacctgggatcgagtcccacatcgggctccctgcatggagcctgcttcgccctctgcctgtgtctctgcctctctctctctcatgaataaataaataaaatcttaaaaaaaaaaaaaaagaatgaaatcttgccatttgaaacaacatggatggatctagagtgtataatactaagtaaaataagtcagagaaagagaagtacCATAGAGTTTCacatatatatagaatttaagaaacaaaacaaagaaagaaaaacataaaaaaccagacttaaatataaagaacaaagtgATGGGTACcagcagggaggtgggtgagggtttgggtgaaataggtgaaggggattctgagtacacttatcatgataagcacaaccactatattgtacccctgaaattAACAGAACACTGTACTGGTGTTATTAATCATACtggaatttttaaacaattaaaaaattaaagcaagaaatcacaatgagatacccatTAGGAccattataataataattcaaaaaatgaaaatataagtattggtaagcattggtgaggatgtggaaaactTAGAACCccatatactgctggtgggaataaaAAATGTTGCATTCACTTTGGAGAACattctggcagttcctcaaaaggttaaacagagAGTTACCATATGCCAaacaattctactcctaagtatatacccaagagaattaaaaatataaacttttaccCAAATGTTCATGGTGACACTATAATAGCTAAAGAGTgtgaaaacaacttaaatgtccattaatggtgagtaaaaaaattaaatgtgttctATATATGCAATAGAACattattcagcagtaaaaaggacTGAATACTGATATATGCCACCATagggatgaaccttaaaaacattatgatcagtgaaagaagccagacacaaaggattatatattatatgatccCATCTGTATGAAATGTCCAATAGGGGCAAATCTataaaagtagattaatggttacTTAGAGCTGGGAGCTTGgtaaagaagaaatggagaatggCTGTTAATGGGtacaggtttctttttggggttatgaaaatgttctagaattagatagtggtgatagcTGCACAACTCCATGAATATTCTAAAAACCCATGGACTGTACATTTTAATGGGCAAACTGTATgtcatgtgaattatatctcagcaaagctgtttttaaaatcagagcaagaaaaagaactggcaaaatgttaacaattggtGAATCTATAGAATGGGTATTATGAgtgttatttttatcatttccattcttctgtaggtctgaaatttttcaaaatgagatcTGAAAAAGAATGCTAACAAAATATGGTTTGGGAAAATTAGCACTGACCTCAAGTAACAAAGGTTTACTTTTTCATAAGTGAATGGTTTCTCTGATCAGTGGATAAATATGTAATCAAAATCAACAGACAACTAACCATACGTCAGCAAATCTGTAGTCAAGAGACACCCACCTGGCTGAGAAGTATCAGTCCATCCCCTCTTGGCCCGTACACAATAATCCCATCTCGTATTGGGGTCCTTGACAAATTTTCCAATATCTTTGAAGAGTTCGCAAAAAGACATTTGGCTGGCTCGATAAACAGTGTAGTAGAGGAGGGCAGCCCTCCATAAAAAGGGGTCTTTTCTAAAAAGGACACTGTGAATACTTGCCAGTCCTTCCTCTGTGGGATTGTTTGGCTTTAGCTCATGTTTTTTACGGCCAGTCCAACTGTTCCATGGTTGCTGAAGGTTGTTAATACCTCGAAAATAATGTGTGCCTATGGAGAAGAAAAGGTGCGTAAAAAACAGgaaatgacattttcattttaattcttatcCAAAAAAGATTCTACCAACAGTTCTAAAACCAAATTAATGTGTACCTAGGAATCAAAACAAAGTGGAAAATGACCTGACTCTAAAGCCTTCTGGAGGAGGTACTCTGCCTTCAGAAGGATCACACGTCTTATTCGAAGAGGCTCAACTTTTATAGCATCTATTTTAAGGGGAAGAATCATAGACTTGATATTGAAAAGAATCTCAGAGGGCACTGAGTTCCATTTCCCTCAGTTTCAGAAATGTGGGGGAACTGAAATCCAGGAGTTAAAGGACTTTCCAAGCTTAATACAGTTACACAGTATCctaaaaaatcttatttgaagTGAGACATTAATATCTTAGTTCAAGTGAAACCTAACAATTTTATTACCTTTTGCCAAGTAccgctaagaaaaaaaaaaccttataaaagAATGTTTCTTTGCAGCTCATTTCTGATACTACAAGTGAACAAATGGAGAAGGGCTGCCCCTACCTATTTCATGCCTCAGCATTCCCTCCAGCCAGTGCTCACGTGCAGTGGAAACATTGATGGTCAGTGTCGGGCACCCATTTACCACTGTCATTGAAGCTCGGGAAAGCAGGTCTTCAGTGAGATGAACTACAATCTAAGGagttaagaggaaaaaaacatatatattatatatatatacaacaaaatGTAAAGGCTGGGGAGAGGAAGCTTTCTCAGGAAACAACAGACCCATAAATCAATAcgtttttattttgcttgtacCAATTTGACTCTCCAAGAATTCTAGAAGATGAAATGAAGAGCCAATCACTTTTGACCCTTCCACTTTTGAGCATGGGGAACTCAAGAACCCTTCCTGAATAGAAGGAAAGTAGAGGGCTGTGCTGAGCAGGCAGTGCTGCCACTGCTCTCAAAtacagtcccccacccccacccccgccaggtTAAAATGATGCAAAGGAAGGTACACAAGCCACAGTCTGCTTCACTGCTTGGCCATTGTGAACTGGCTGCTTATAAAAGGCAGCCACTGAGGCAAATTGCTTcattattaattttcataaaataattccCATAATCCCACACAAGCTATACAGAAATAGTAGTAAGTAAAGAAGAACACAAACTAAACATAACAATTTGATTTAATGGGTGACTAATTTAACGAACAGTTAAAATGCCAATACCATCTTGTGTCACTCCCGATTCATACCTCACCCAGACAGCCTTCTTTCATCATGTACTTCCGAACATGACTCCAGATACGAGTTTTAGATAGCAGGCTGCCACCTGTGGCCTGCTCAAATTTTTCATAACTTCCATATTTCTGTAAAGTCAGTTCCATAATATTGATGgactgtaaaaaaaacaaacagggataatgaaaataaatagccTCTCATTACTCTGAGATGAGTAATAAGTTATCTTCTTATTGACCATGACCTGTTTTTTGATAATTGATTTCCAAATGAAATTGCAAGAGAAGTACCACATCTAATTCTAAACAGCTTTCACTCATTGACATAAATTTATACAGACACCTCTGTGCTTACAAATCCTCTTTCCCTGTGTTCATTTCTCCTTCACATGCTGAGGGATAAAGGTACAGCATGCAGCGTCAACATCTGACAGGCTGAGAAGGCAAGGCAGAGGGGGCTCCTTGGCTTCTCAAAGACCATTTGGTGGTTTGGCAGGAAAACTCAGAGTGGAAAGTATGTCTTCAGACTAATCATTAAATTATAATTGTGACGTAGATAAAGAAATTAACCCAATTTTTAAGCACACACAATAGAATCAACCATTCTTCTATGACAATCTTATAAAATCTGAACATTTCCAGGGTTagtctttcaaagaaaaacagtCTCAACATTACTAAAAACACTTTCATCTTTCATTCAGGGCAGAGTACTACCTAATTCTCATTCTTCATAAATTTTCACATCAAAAGAATATGAAAGTTGAGATCTTAACTAATACTCAAAAAGGAAGACTAAAAAATGCTGGCCGTGAATCACTAGTATCTTGGGAaagacacaagaaagaaaaacataaggaagacaagtgatctttaaaaagtctttggggaaagaagctagaaaatttaaatatatcttatagGAATTGTGAGAGAAGTGAGAAAATCCAGTATGAAATCTAGTTTCCAGACTATTGTTTGACTAGTAAAGAGATTAAAATTACAAGCTCTACAGTCGGATG
It encodes the following:
- the KIAA0895 gene encoding uncharacterized protein KIAA0895 homolog isoform X2, giving the protein MLESIRVTGSSIVLPPKPKNKVKRRHFSSLPKPKPQPQLSRSFEKGDDFSGKKFCILTAIKPTNLEKEKLRFFKSDYTYNPQFEYANPSLPSVLAKHSNASDRFLKQSINIMELTLQKYGSYEKFEQATGGSLLSKTRIWSHVRKYMMKEGCLGEIVVHLTEDLLSRASMTVVNGCPTLTINVSTAREHWLEGMLRHEIGTHYFRGINNLQQPWNSWTGRKKHELKPNNPTEEGLASIHSVLFRKDPFLWRAALLYYTVYRASQMSFCELFKDIGKFVKDPNTRWDYCVRAKRGWTDTSQPGCFSKDQVYLDGILQILRYRETIDFHLLTALGKVSYEDVDRLKGLAVIENMRVPHFLQDHDRYMEHLEKIMEVNELTDRELKDLIY